The window CAGTGATCCAGAGTGCAGCCGGGCTGCCGTAGATGAACTTCTGGCGGCGTTGCAGATCAGCCGAGAAACTCTGATCGACGTCTCATACTTCGAACTTGCTGCCCAAAGCCGCTAGTGCGGGTAACCCGCGCGGCGGCGCGAAAGCGCGTTCCCGTGACCCCAAAAGGTTTCCAGATTCTCGCGATGAGCGGCGCCGGCGATCGGCGGAGGGTGTTTGCACCTTGCTTAGTGGCGTTTAGGATGGGATCGAAATTACCAACCGGATTGGCGCATGATTTTCTGCGCAGGAGCGCCCAGGTCCGGGGATTTACGCCACTCCGCGAAAGGTCAGCTCCCCGGTCAGGCTGCCCCCCCGAAATAGTCGTCAAACAGTCGGTCGGTTGCAGTGACCACCTGCTTGGTGGAAAAGGGATCGTTCGCCGTCGAGTCCCTGAGAGCGCTGGCCAGCGCGAGCATGTTTTCGCGAAAGCGCTGATGACGATCGCTGCTGATGTAGCCGAGAGGATCGTCGTCGCTTAGAAAACTGCCCATTTCGGCAAATCCCAAGGCGCGGTTGCGAAAGGATCTAGCGCTGCGGGGCGAAGTCGGTTCCAGCGCGTACCCATACACGAGGCAGGCCATTTCCATCCGACCCGCATGAAATCTCTGCACGTCCATCCTGCTGCGCCGCGCCTGCAACGCGGCCGCGCCAATATTTTTGAGCAGCACGGCGGGGGGCGCCATCTGGTTGTTGCTCGCGTGATCGCCTAGCCAGTCCGCATTCTCCTCGAGAAGCTGCAAGACCATCGGGCGCAACGCGCCGGGGTCGCCTCGCTCGAGCAAGGTGACAACGGCGGTGTCGGGGGTGCCGCCCCAGACCCGAATCAGGCCGCGGAATTCCATCATGCGCAGTACAGGATCGTCAGGAGCCAAAGGTACGACGTAGAGCTTGACGCCGGCGGATAGTTCAAGAGCCGGGTCGATCTTGGGCTGAACCTCCACCCAGTGGCCACTTTGCAGGACCAGAGGAGTGAAGACCGCTATGGCCGGGCCGAATGAGTTCTGATAGACGGCGGCCAGCCGATCGTTCAGATGGTTGTGTGCGATCACATGGGCGACGGCGCTTGCCCGCTCCCAATCAAGCGAGCGCGGAAATTTGAGCCCGACGTCCCAGGTGAGCTCCGCGAGGAGGCTCGGAATACCGAGTGGAAATAGCGTCGCCAGCGTCACGATAACAGCGATGAAAGTCGCACGCAGGCGGGGAGCGGGGAGATGGCGGGCGAGGTCAGCCAGAAACAGACCACCGAGAACGGAACCCGCCATCGTGGACTGCGCAGCGAAGCGACTGGGATCCTGCAGCAGCCAGGCGAGTGGCGCGAAGGTCCATGCAAAGAGAAAAGGGTTATTGGCCGGCCTGCGCAGATAGAGCACGAGGCCCGCGATCGCGAGCAGATCGATGAGCAGGTCAAAATGCGTCGCTTCGTGGCCATGCTGGCCCCGATACCAAGCAAGATTGGAGAGAAAGTGAATCGAGTAGGGCGCCGTGAGCAGCGCGGTTGCAACTCCGACGATGACCAAAGGACGCCATTTACGGGCAAGGATAGCCGCGATCGTAATCCCGACCGGCGCAGTGACGAATCCGCCGAGGTGCATGTAGCAGGACAGCGCGGTGATCAGTGTCGCAAGAATGCGTCGCTCCTCCAGAAAGAAATAGATGGCCCAGGGAATCGAGATGAAAAGCCATCCGGAGGGTATTCCGATCGCAAATGACCCGGAGGCATAGGCGCTGCCCGCGAGCATCGCAACCGCGAACAACGCCGCGAAGTCGCCACCCAGGCGCCGAGCGAAATACATGACCGTTAGAAGTGCAGCGAGCCACTGAATCAGGCCGAGAAGCGCGTTGGCGAGGATAAACGCGTGCGGGCTGCCGCCGAATAGCAGACCGAGCGCCGCAATCGCGAGATGCAAGGCCGGACCCTGAAGATTGGGACGGCCAGCCGGGCCGAAATTGATGTGATCCCACCAGACTGCGCCGTGGGCGGCGTACTGCTCCGCGAGGGAAATGTGGTACCCGGCGTCGATCGCGACGCGATAATCAGGCAGGGCATAGAGAAGCAGTGCACCATTAAGGGCGACGATCGACCACATCACGGCGCGCGCGACGCGACTGTCAGTGCGCGGGAAGATTTCTCGGACCATCAAGAGTCTATGTGGGATGAAATGGTGATCGCGATCAATGCAGTGGAAAGTGTGCGGGCCCTACTTGAACGAAAGAGCAGCTACGGCAGCCGCCGTCCATTCCTTGCGCTACTCCCCAACCGCAAATATCGCCGCGACTACCGACAACCAATCGGGAGGGTCGTTACGCTGGGGCGTCGACCGAAAGCAGCGGGTCGCGCGGTTTGGGCAGATTGTCGTAGAGGTCGGCGATTAGGTCTGACCTCAGCTTTTTATAGCCCGCATCGCTCCAGAGGTTGCGCCACTGCAACGGATCCTCCGCAAGGTTGTAAAGCTCGCCCTCGGTTCCCTCGTAAAAGATGTTCGGGATGGGCGAGGTGCCACGCAACAGCGCGGGAATCTGCGCCATATCGAAGCCGATATCGCGGGTCGACCGTTCGTAGACGGTGCAGAGCCATCCATCGCGATAGATCGAACGCAGGTGCATACCGATCTGCTTGAACTGGCTGTCCCATTCCGTGATCACGCGCTCGCGGCGCGATGCGGTGGTGGTCGGCAGGGGCGAGCCCTCGGCCCAATCGGGAATCGGGACGCCGGCTATCTGGCAGAACGTCGGTGCGAGGTCGAGGTGACCGACCGGGTCGCTGATTTCGGCCGGGGCCACTCCTGCAGAAGGCGCGGGGCGCCAGATGAATGGGACTCGCATGAGCGCGTCAACGTGGTACGGCCCTTTGTAGAGCAGGCCAAAGTCGCCTTGGAGTTCGCCGTGGTCAGTGGTGAACAGAACATCGGTGCGATCCAGCCACCCGCGGTCCGCGATCCGACTGAGCACCCGGCCCATGGCTTCGTCGATCAATTGGTTTTCGACGTGAACCAGTGCGTTGATCTCGCGGACCTGATCGGTGGTCATTTTGCAAGGCACAAAAACCCCCGGGCCACCTTCATCGTTGCCGAAGCGGCCCTGGTACCAGTCGAGCCAGTGGTGCGGCTTCTGCCCGAGAATACTTTCGATTTTTTCGCGCGAGCCCGGGTAGCCGGGCGGGAGATCGAGGTCGCGCCAATTGATTCTGCGCGCTTCACTGGCGGGCGGGTCCCACGGGTGATGCGGGTCGGGAAAGCTCATCCACACAAACCAGTCGTCGCTGGCCTCCAGCGAATCGAGGTAAGCGATAGTCCGGTCAGCGACCCAATCGGTGTGGTAGTGCTCGCGCGGAATCGGATTGTAGGCGACCTCGGGAGCGCCGGTGTCGCCGCCGGGCGCAGCGCTGAGCACGCGCGAGAATCCACCAAGCTCGTTTGGATAGTTCTGCTGCAGCCACAGGGAATAGTGCCATCCACCAAGCGGCGCGTGCATCGCAAGTTCCATCCGTTCGAAGCCGCGATACGGACCGGTCGACCCTTCGCGTGCCATGCGGTTTTCGAACCAGCGCCCCGCGAAGTCAAAGGCCGGCTCGAAGTGGGCCTTGCCGATGAGCGCGGTGTGATAGACGGCCTTCTGGTGCAGCCACCCGGCGATGCTTGGTGCGTCGGGAGGCAGCGCGACGCCATTGGCGAACACGCCATGGGTGCGGACGTACTGCCCGGTAGCCATCGTCGATCGCGCTGGCATGCAGACCGTGTTCTGGTTGTGGGCCCGCCGATAGTTGATGCCCGCCGCTGCCAGACGATCCGCAACCGGGGTACGCGCGATCTTGCCGCCGTTGCAGCCCAGCGAGTCGTAGCGTTGCTGGTCGGTGGTGATGAAAAGAATGTTGCGACCCATAGGGCTCCCTCCAACTCCTCTGCAATTTGAGCGCTTCTCTAGTTTCCTCCGATCAGAATGGCGCGGACCATGTGCGCGACAATCCGGCTTGCCTGTTTGACGGAAAGTTCACTGCGCGTGCGCAGGAATTCCCATATCTCCCAGCTCGTGACGCCGTCCAACGCCGCGGCAACCTCTGCCCGCTGCCCCGCGGGAGCCCTTGCAATTTCGACAGCGAACGCGTGCAGGGTGTGTTCGCGTGCCAGCTGATGCTCCACCCGCATCCGGCGAGAGATCTCAGCCGATGAGGTCTCCCGGCGAAGGCTCGCGCGCCGCACCGGCGATACGTATTCGAAAACGCGGGCACGGATCTTTAGAAACGTCGCCACCCGTTCTTCGAAGGGCAGGGCGGAGTCGACCGGCTTGCTGAGGGTCCGCACCCGTTCGATCTGCAGATCCCCGGCGCTCGCATAGATGGCTTCGAGATCGTCGAAATGATGGAAGACCAGCCGCAGCGAGACGCCCGCCCGCTCCGCGATTTGCGCCGCGGTGGGTCGCTCCACCCCTTCGTTCAGGAGGTCCAGGAGAGCGTCGGCGAGTGCCAGGCGCGCGCGATAACTGCGCGCGGCACGTCCATCTTTAGGGACGACGCTGGTGGCGACCACGCGGAGATAATTATTACACTAAGAGTGCAAATACAAGAACCGGCTAAGGGACCGAATTCAGAATGGCGAGCAGGTTCTCGGTGATTCTGAGAGTTAATCCCCAGATAGTCTGCCCGCCGTACAGAATCGCGGGAAACTTGGAACGGTTGCCACCCCACTCGTAGTGACCGCGATAGCGGGGATCGCGCAGGGCGCCGAGAGGGACATCGAAAATCTCCGCTACTTCCTTGGGACAGGGGCGCAGCGCGGTCGTTGCCGGAATGACCCCCGCGAAGGGAGCGACGATAATTCCGCTGGTCAGCGTACTCATCTCCGGAAACGCACCAAGCACGTCCACGGTGAGCGGATCGATCGCGACTTCTTCCTGTGCTTCGCGCAAGGCGGTCTCGAGCAGGGTGGCATCGCTAGGGTCGACTCGTCCGCCCGGAAAGGCAACCTGCCCTTGATGACTGGCGACATGGTCAGCGCGCCGAATGTAGACGACGTGAAGTTCGCCGTCACGTTCGAAAATCGGGACCAGTACCGCGGCCCCCTTGGCATTGTTGGCGAGCTTTGCGCGCGGAACCGGTATTTCCTTGGAGAGGACCTGGCGCAGCCGTTCTATATGATGGCGGTTGCGGCCCAGTTTCCCGGCGGTGGTGGGCAGACCCATCGCTCCAAATCATCACGCGACGGCTATCCCATGCAAGCGGTCTCATTGGATCACCGGCGATGCTGCGCGTAAGCTCGGGTTACCGCGATGCGTTACCTGGTCGGGAGATATCATGAGATTGCCCTGAAGGGGCGCAATCAGTGGCGCTTCGTAGAGCAGCTGCGGCACAACCTGCGTTCGGTATTCGCCGACGTGAGGCTCGGCAAGATACGCAGCGAGGGACCGCGCATCATCGTGGAGTTGCCCGACGAAATGGACGACGCGGCCGCGATTGCGCGGGCAGCGGGGATTTTCGGGTTGGCCAACTTCTCGCTCAGCTATCGCGTGCCCCTGGATATGGAAGCGATCAAGGCCGAGGCGATCGCGCGCGCGCGGGAACATCCGGCGCACAGCTTTCGGATAAGGACCCGGCGCGGTGACAAGCGCTTTCCGATGAACTCGATGGAGGTGGACCGAGAAGTGGGCGCGGCGATCGTCGATGCGTTTGGCTACCGTGTCGACCTCCACGATCCCGAGCTGACAATCTCGATTGAAATCCTGGCTGATGGCGCGTTCGTTTCGGCCGGCAAGATTCCCGGACCCGGCGGGTTGCCGGTCGGAATTTCGGGGCGAGCCTTGGCCCTGATCTCCGGCGGAATCGATTCGCCCGTGGCAGCCTATCGCATGATGCGGCGCGGACTCATGCTCGATTTCGTGCATTTTCATGCGTATCCGCTGGTGTCGGCGGCGAGCCTTGAAAAAGCCTCCGACCTGGTTGCCCAGCTGACTCGCTACCAGACGCGATCCACGCTGGCGCTGGTGCCGTTTGGGATGCTGCAACGAGAAATCGTGGCACGTTCGGAGCGCCCGCTGCGGGTGGTGATGTACCGGCGCTTCATGATGCGCATCGCCAGCGCGTTAGCGGTCCGCTTTCGCGCACGCGCGCTGGTGACCGGTGAAAGCCTCGGGCAGGTGGCATCGCAGACCCTCGACAACCTGGCGGTGATTGAGAACGCGGCCCGCCTTCCGGTGATGCGTCCGCTGCTCGGGATGGACAAGAACGAGATAGTCGAACAGGCACGCGCGATAAGCACCTTCGAAACCTCAATCCTAGCCGACCAGGACTGCTGCACGCTGTTTGTTCCCGAACATCCGGAAACTCATGCGCGGTTGGCCGAGGTCGAAGCGATGGAGGCGCGGTTCGATGTCGATCGGATGGTGGAGGACGCGGTGAGCGCGACCGAGGTGAGACGATTCACCTTTCCTCCGCGCCCGGAAGGGCCCGGCATCGTCCGGGAGTATCGCGATGGATAGACCCCTCAAAGTCGCCGAGCTTGATCACGTTGTTCTCAGCTGCCGCAACCTGGAGCGGGCCCTTGATTTCTACACCCGCATTCTCGGACTCACCGAGGAGCGGCGCATCGCTCAGCTCGGTCTGGTTCAGCTTCGGGCTGGTCGGAGCATGATCGATCTGGTTCCCGCGAAGGCTGGGCGGGCGGAGGAGGGCCTCAACGTGGATCACTTCTGCCTCGGCGTGGAAGCGCACGACCTGAACGCGGCCGCAGTCTACCTGCGCGCCCGCGGAGTTGAGGTGATGGGAGAGCCGGCCGACCGCTACGGCGCGCGTGGAATGGGCAAGTCAATCTATGTGCGAGATCCGGAGGGCAACGTCATCGAGCTGAAGCAGATGCTGGGGCAGGTTTCTTGAGCATGGCGAGCCGCTGGCACACGACCCTACGGCACACGACAGGACATCCCGCCACTATGAGCACTCGCGCTACTACGTTTCGCGATGAGCAAGAGTAGCCAGAGGAGCGCGCGAGGACGCAAAGCCGGTGCACGCGCGCTTTGCTGGATCGTTCGAACGACCGCACTCAAGGCGGGCGCACGAAACCTGAAGGATCGCGCGACCACGAGGCTTGGGAGGCAGTGCCCTGGTCACGTCATTCGGTGGCCGCTTCTCGAAATCGACGCCTCGACATAACGAAGCGAGACCCGTTTGAGCCTCCCCTGCTGAGCCGCCCTGAGGGCCATTCACTCAACCGGAACTTGTTTTTGGGCGGCGAGGCATTAGAATCCGTAGCGTTTGGCGACCCTGGGGAGGGGAGTTCTACCATGCGCAAACCTGGATTTCCTGTACCGCGTCTATACCTATGCCTGGCCGCGATCGCTTCGGGGCTGGTCGTCGGATGCATGGGGAAAACGCCGCAGCATAGCGCCCAGTCTTATTTGGAGGCCCTCAAATTTTACAACTATCCGGCCGCCTACCAGCTGCTGTCGCATCAGGACCAGCTCGACCGGACGATGGATCAATTTCTGACTGAGGTTCCTCTGGCCGCCGACGTCAGCCGCGATTGGTTCAAAACCGTTCTTCACGCGACCGACTATCAGGTTGGCGACGCGAAGGTGGAGGGCGACAAAGCGAACGTTACGGTCAAAGTTACGCGGCCGGACCTGGCACTGTGGGAACGGACCATCGATGCCACCATGGGTCCCAACGACGCCGCCAGTTCCATCGCGCAGAAACAGGTTAACGACCAGACCTATCCGAAGCTCGTTTACGACGACAACATCGCCCTGACAAAGGTAGGCGATGACTGGAGGGTGTACGTGGACTTTCCGGCTAAGGAAAGCATCGCCAAGATGCGCAAGGACGCCATCGACGCGTTCCACAAATACGACTACGACAAGGCGCTCTCCATCTACCAGAATGCAATAACTGAACTGGACAAGGAGCAGGCTACCGGAAACGCGGGGTTGAAGTTCCTCTACAATCGCGAAATGCAAACGATTCAAAACGTCAAGAACCAGCTCCCCGAGTCACAGGCATACATTTCCAAGATCGGGCTCACCGACGTGGATATGAAGATGGCGGCCTCGCGGGTGCCTGGAATCTTCGGCAAGCTCACCAACACTGGCGACAAAGCGATTGACGAGATCCAGTTCACCGTCACCTACTACGAGGGCAAGGGAGCCAAGAAGAAGTCCGTTTACTCGGAAACCCACACACCGGTGGCGACGCCGTTTGAATTTACCGATTTCGTTCGTCCGGTCACACCATTTGTTCCCGGCGAGACCCGCACCTTCGGTTTCCGTCTGAGTGCACCGGCCGATGTGCAGCAGAAGGCGACGCCCGACCTGAACGTGAGCCAGGTTGTGTTCACGCAATCGTCCGCACCGCTGCCCAAGCCCCCGACGCCGACTCCTTCGCCGGAGGCCAGCGCGTCCGCGAGCCCGGGTGCACCCCCTGCCGCAAGCGGCTCGCCTGCCGCAGCCGCCGCGCCATCGATGCCGCCGCTGCCATCACCACCCAAGCATTAGCTGGGGCAGTCACTGGCGCTCGGACAAATGGTGCGCGACGCCCGGTCCTCCGGCGTCGCGCGCTGTTTCGCTAGTATGGCCGCTGCGCGGTGAAGCGCTCTCGCCGTTGACAACTACGATCACGACAGCAGTTCCGACGCACAATCGCGCGGCCACCCTGGGCGACACGCTGGCGAGTATCGCCGCACTGAAGATCCCGTCAGGAACGGAGCTCGATTGCCTGGTCATTGACAATGCATCAACTGACGCAACCGCCGAGGTGGTGGAATCGTCGGCAAGTGCAGCGCCATTCGCGATGCGCCGGATTCTCGAGCCTCACCTGGGATCCAGCTTCGCGCGGAATCGCGCGATAGCGGAAGCGGCGAGCGATTTCATTTTTTTCATCGACGACGACGCCACCGCGGAAGCATCGTGGGCTATAGAGATGCTGGCAGCGCTCCAGAGCCGCGGCCTCGATGGCGCCTGCGGGATGGTACTGCCGCGCTGGTCTTCGCCGCCGCCCGCCTGGCTAGGGCCAAGCCTGTGGGTCAAGCTCGCGGTCCACGTTCGCGAGCAGATCGAAGCCGTCCCGGTCGAGCAGGCAGAGGTGCTGGCCAACTATTACAGTGCCAACGTCGGGTTTCGCAGGTCAGCTTTCGAACGCTTCGGCAAGTTTCGCGAAGACCTTGGAGTCGTGGGCGGGAATCCGATCTCAGGTGAGGACACCGAGCTGTTCGAACGAATACTCGCTCACGGTGGCGCGATGGGGCTGGCGCCGCGCGCCATCGTGCATCACCTGATTGCGCCCGAACGGATGACGCGAGCCTATTTGCTCCGCAAAAGTTTCGCCTACGGATTCGGCAGTGCGATCGCAGGTGGACGGAGTCACAATCGAATTGACAAGCTCGTAAAGAACCTGGTGCGAATGACCGCCGCGGCACTACGTGGAAATGCAGAGCGCACGATTTATCACGAGTTGGAATGCGCGAACTTCATCGGCTATTGGCGCGGCCGACTGGCACAAAGGCGCTAGGATGTGGCCTAGAGCTAACGCGCCAATGTTGTGTTCGTCTTAGAATCGACGCGCTAGCCGATCTGCTACCTCTCGGTGGATGCGCAGAACGTCGACCAGTGTTTCACTGGGGCGCCGGCCGAGACCGCATTCGGTCGCTACACCGAAATTTTGAAGATAGCTCTTTGCTGCTTCCGCCCGCTTGACCGAACCCTCGACCCCGTCGTGCAAATGAATGAGCCCGAGAAAGACGGCAGTGTCGCGGCTCGAGAGCTCGCGCAATGGCGCGAAATACGCTTCGTCGGCTCGGCCTATCGGCACGGGCATATGAATCCAGCTGACCGGCCGAACTGAGTGGGAAATCGCCAGATTCGCCATCCGAACTGATAGTGCGAGGTTTTCTGGCTCTACCAGATGATGATGCGCCAGGTCCCCGTAACAGAAGTGAAAGCCAAGCATCACTGCTGGCGGGACAGCCGTGCTGATCCGCTCGAATTGAGCGGCTGCCCGGATCCAAGGGTCGGGCGTCAAGAGGTTAGCGAGACTCGGTCCGTCACCGGCATGGGTTTGCGTTTGCTCGGCAGCAGCGATCTCCAGAATCTCGACGCACACGTCCCATTGAATAGCCAGATCTTCATACGGAATCCGGCGACAGATTTCACCAACCTCGCGCATCATCGCGAGTTCGTAAGCATCGCAAACGCGCTCGCGGTCCCGCGGCTGGTCGAAGAACGGAGTAGAGCCGCCCACCGGAGTTGGCAAACTTACTTGGAAACGTGCTCCTCGGGGAATAGCACCTTGCGCGCGCAACCTATGGAAAGTCGCGTACGACTCGCTCGCCCAGCCCGCGTATTTGAGGTCGTCAAACTGGATGCCCTCTGTGCCGGACCGTAATCGGAAGGTCCAATTATCGTCGTACTCTCTTGGAAATCCATCGTCCGAGCGCGGCCGTTTGACAGTGTCGATCGCCGGATGGCGGTCGAAAACAAATTTTGCCTGACATTGGATCCAGTTCTTGCGCGCGCCGACTTCACCATCAGGGTAGAGTTTGAGGTGGTCGCCCAAACCCTCCGCGCAGGTTTTGAATACCTCCTCGGCCGAATCGAGCGGCACACTTCCGACCAGCAAGACCTCGCCAACTGATTGTGACATTCGATTCGTCCTCCGATTGTTGACGATGGCCGCTCGTCCACCAGATTGAGCTAAGAAGGCCTTTAAGCACGATTACTATTTTCAGGTTGGATGAGCCTCGCATTAACACTCTGCGGTTGGCAAACGCGAGAATGCTGGCCGGGGTCGAGTCCACGGAGGCCGGACCGGTGCCTCAGGAGGGAATAGTCATTTCACATACGCCAAGATTCCGCGCGTGAGGATTTGCTTCAGGTATGGAATCAGCTCGAGGTCTTCCATTTCTGCCGGCGACACCCAACGCGCTTCGAGATGTTCCTCTGGTTGAAGTTTCAGGCTTCGATACACGGTCAGCCTACAGGCGTACAGGGCTTGCATATAGGGTTCATCGATCATGTTGTGGAGCCCGAGCAGCCGATCGACTGCCACGTCGAGCGAGGTCTCTTCCTTGATTTCGCGAAGCAAACCTTCCTCGGCGCTCTCGCCCAACGACAGATGACCGCCGGGCAGATCCCAGGTGCCGGGACAATAGTTCGCGCGATGCGAGCGCTTGAGCACCAGCAATCGCCCCCGGTTCGCGATCACCCCGTGCACGCCCACAAAAAATTGCGTCTCAGCCATGGAAAGAGAAGCGCTCCGAAACGACCTAAGGCTAGCCTGCGGGCGAAATCCTCGCCAGTCGGTTTGTCCGATCGCCGCGATGCGCAGTAACATCCGCGGGTCTTCGAGAAAGGAGCGGTCGATGGAAAAGTCGGACTTTTATCGCGATGCGCGCCAGGACCTGCCGGGACCGCTTGCCGGGATCCGCGTGCTCGAGGCCACCACCAGCTGGGCGGGTCCGATGTGTGGATGCGTGCTGGCCGATCTCGGCGCGGATGTCATTAAGGTCGAAGACCCAGCCGGGGAAGTGGGGCGTCGAATCCCGCCATTTCTGCCGGGCGCTAACCGCCCGATAAGCTTTCTTCAGGCCACGGTAAATCGCAACAAGCGCAGCCTCACACTCGATTTGCGCACACCGCAAGGGCGCGAGATTTTCTTGAAGCTCACCCGGAAGGCCGACATCGTGGTGCAGAACTTCCGACCCGGCACCTTCGACAGGTGGGGAGTTGGCTATGCCGCGTGTTGCGGCGTCAAGCCCGACAT of the Candidatus Binataceae bacterium genome contains:
- a CDS encoding TetR/AcrR family transcriptional regulator; translation: MVATSVVPKDGRAARSYRARLALADALLDLLNEGVERPTAAQIAERAGVSLRLVFHHFDDLEAIYASAGDLQIERVRTLSKPVDSALPFEERVATFLKIRARVFEYVSPVRRASLRRETSSAEISRRMRVEHQLAREHTLHAFAVEIARAPAGQRAEVAAALDGVTSWEIWEFLRTRSELSVKQASRIVAHMVRAILIGGN
- a CDS encoding glycosyltransferase, with amino-acid sequence MTTTITTAVPTHNRAATLGDTLASIAALKIPSGTELDCLVIDNASTDATAEVVESSASAAPFAMRRILEPHLGSSFARNRAIAEAASDFIFFIDDDATAEASWAIEMLAALQSRGLDGACGMVLPRWSSPPPAWLGPSLWVKLAVHVREQIEAVPVEQAEVLANYYSANVGFRRSAFERFGKFREDLGVVGGNPISGEDTELFERILAHGGAMGLAPRAIVHHLIAPERMTRAYLLRKSFAYGFGSAIAGGRSHNRIDKLVKNLVRMTAAALRGNAERTIYHELECANFIGYWRGRLAQRR
- a CDS encoding VOC family protein, translated to MDRPLKVAELDHVVLSCRNLERALDFYTRILGLTEERRIAQLGLVQLRAGRSMIDLVPAKAGRAEEGLNVDHFCLGVEAHDLNAAAVYLRARGVEVMGEPADRYGARGMGKSIYVRDPEGNVIELKQMLGQVS
- a CDS encoding sulfatase-like hydrolase/transferase: MGRNILFITTDQQRYDSLGCNGGKIARTPVADRLAAAGINYRRAHNQNTVCMPARSTMATGQYVRTHGVFANGVALPPDAPSIAGWLHQKAVYHTALIGKAHFEPAFDFAGRWFENRMAREGSTGPYRGFERMELAMHAPLGGWHYSLWLQQNYPNELGGFSRVLSAAPGGDTGAPEVAYNPIPREHYHTDWVADRTIAYLDSLEASDDWFVWMSFPDPHHPWDPPASEARRINWRDLDLPPGYPGSREKIESILGQKPHHWLDWYQGRFGNDEGGPGVFVPCKMTTDQVREINALVHVENQLIDEAMGRVLSRIADRGWLDRTDVLFTTDHGELQGDFGLLYKGPYHVDALMRVPFIWRPAPSAGVAPAEISDPVGHLDLAPTFCQIAGVPIPDWAEGSPLPTTTASRRERVITEWDSQFKQIGMHLRSIYRDGWLCTVYERSTRDIGFDMAQIPALLRGTSPIPNIFYEGTEGELYNLAEDPLQWRNLWSDAGYKKLRSDLIADLYDNLPKPRDPLLSVDAPA
- a CDS encoding NUDIX hydrolase, which produces MAETQFFVGVHGVIANRGRLLVLKRSHRANYCPGTWDLPGGHLSLGESAEEGLLREIKEETSLDVAVDRLLGLHNMIDEPYMQALYACRLTVYRSLKLQPEEHLEARWVSPAEMEDLELIPYLKQILTRGILAYVK
- a CDS encoding CoA pyrophosphatase, giving the protein MGLPTTAGKLGRNRHHIERLRQVLSKEIPVPRAKLANNAKGAAVLVPIFERDGELHVVYIRRADHVASHQGQVAFPGGRVDPSDATLLETALREAQEEVAIDPLTVDVLGAFPEMSTLTSGIIVAPFAGVIPATTALRPCPKEVAEIFDVPLGALRDPRYRGHYEWGGNRSKFPAILYGGQTIWGLTLRITENLLAILNSVP
- the thiI gene encoding tRNA uracil 4-sulfurtransferase ThiI; translated protein: MRYLVGRYHEIALKGRNQWRFVEQLRHNLRSVFADVRLGKIRSEGPRIIVELPDEMDDAAAIARAAGIFGLANFSLSYRVPLDMEAIKAEAIARAREHPAHSFRIRTRRGDKRFPMNSMEVDREVGAAIVDAFGYRVDLHDPELTISIEILADGAFVSAGKIPGPGGLPVGISGRALALISGGIDSPVAAYRMMRRGLMLDFVHFHAYPLVSAASLEKASDLVAQLTRYQTRSTLALVPFGMLQREIVARSERPLRVVMYRRFMMRIASALAVRFRARALVTGESLGQVASQTLDNLAVIENAARLPVMRPLLGMDKNEIVEQARAISTFETSILADQDCCTLFVPEHPETHARLAEVEAMEARFDVDRMVEDAVSATEVRRFTFPPRPEGPGIVREYRDG